In the Streptomyces sp. 840.1 genome, one interval contains:
- a CDS encoding class I adenylate-forming enzyme family protein, whose amino-acid sequence MTESIYAAKPWLPLLSEAQRAGVHPAATLVHAFRASVARTPDHPALAYFDGRLSYRETDALSDSVAGHLAARGLERGDRVAIMLQNSPHFVIALLGAWKAGATVVPLNPMYKSGEVGHVLKDAEVSALICSDRAWDAYLRDTAAAAPAVRIAVTACELDFQTVNDERVLDFDRLPADDADDLVAVARHGLAAPAGRELTAADVALISYTSGTSGTPKGAMNAHGNIMVNAERQRTGHPVPEGSAYFALAPLFHITGMVCQLAACLANAGTLVLAYRFHPGVVLDAFTEHRPAYTVGPSTAFMALAATPGVTPAHFGSFRVISSGGAPLPPALVEKFRADFGPYIRNGYGLTECTAPCASVPPEREAPVDPVSGTLSVGVPGPDTVVRIIDENGADVPFGEQGEIAVRGPQVVSGYWRLPEATAAAFPDGELRTGDIGFMDREGWLYVVDRKKDMINASGFKVWPREVEDVLYTHPAVREAAVVGVPDAYRGETVRAYVSLRPGTSVEPGELGAYCKERLAAYKYPREVEVLTELPKTASGKILRRELRSPR is encoded by the coding sequence ATGACCGAGTCGATCTACGCGGCGAAGCCCTGGCTCCCGCTGCTCAGCGAGGCCCAGCGGGCCGGGGTCCACCCCGCCGCCACCCTGGTGCACGCCTTCCGCGCCTCGGTGGCCCGCACTCCGGACCACCCGGCGCTGGCCTACTTCGACGGGCGCCTCAGCTACCGCGAGACCGACGCGCTCTCCGACTCCGTGGCCGGTCACCTGGCCGCGCGGGGACTGGAGCGCGGCGACCGGGTCGCGATCATGCTGCAGAACTCGCCGCACTTCGTCATCGCGCTGCTGGGCGCCTGGAAGGCCGGGGCGACGGTCGTCCCGCTCAACCCGATGTACAAGTCGGGCGAGGTCGGCCATGTGCTGAAGGACGCCGAGGTCTCCGCGCTGATCTGCTCGGACCGGGCCTGGGACGCCTATCTGCGGGACACCGCTGCGGCCGCCCCGGCCGTCCGGATCGCCGTCACCGCCTGCGAACTGGACTTCCAGACGGTGAACGACGAGCGGGTGCTCGACTTCGACCGGCTGCCCGCCGACGACGCGGACGATCTGGTGGCCGTCGCCCGCCACGGCCTCGCCGCTCCGGCCGGCCGGGAGCTCACCGCCGCCGACGTGGCGCTGATCAGCTACACCTCAGGGACCAGCGGCACCCCCAAGGGCGCCATGAACGCGCACGGCAACATCATGGTCAACGCCGAGCGCCAGCGCACCGGCCACCCCGTCCCCGAGGGCTCCGCCTACTTCGCCCTCGCCCCGCTCTTCCACATCACCGGCATGGTCTGCCAGCTGGCCGCCTGCCTCGCCAACGCCGGCACCCTGGTCCTGGCGTACCGCTTCCACCCCGGCGTGGTCCTGGACGCCTTCACCGAGCACCGCCCCGCCTACACCGTCGGCCCCTCGACCGCCTTCATGGCGCTCGCCGCGACCCCCGGCGTCACCCCGGCGCACTTCGGCTCCTTCCGGGTGATCTCCTCCGGCGGCGCACCCCTGCCGCCCGCGCTCGTCGAGAAGTTCCGGGCGGACTTCGGCCCGTACATCCGCAACGGCTACGGCCTCACCGAGTGCACCGCGCCCTGCGCCTCCGTGCCGCCCGAGCGCGAGGCCCCGGTGGACCCGGTGTCCGGGACCCTCTCGGTCGGCGTGCCGGGCCCGGACACGGTGGTGCGGATCATCGACGAGAACGGCGCGGACGTGCCCTTCGGCGAGCAGGGCGAGATCGCGGTGCGCGGACCGCAGGTCGTCTCCGGCTACTGGCGGCTGCCCGAGGCCACCGCCGCAGCCTTCCCGGACGGCGAGCTGCGCACCGGCGACATCGGCTTCATGGACCGCGAGGGCTGGCTCTACGTCGTCGACCGCAAGAAGGACATGATCAACGCCTCCGGTTTCAAGGTCTGGCCGCGCGAGGTCGAGGACGTCCTCTACACCCATCCGGCGGTCCGCGAGGCGGCCGTCGTGGGCGTCCCCGACGCCTACCGGGGCGAGACGGTCCGCGCCTACGTCAGCCTGCGGCCGGGCACCTCGGTGGAACCGGGCGAACTGGGCGCGTACTGCAAGGAACGGCTCGCCGCGTACAAGTACCCGCGCGAAGTCGAGGTCCTGACCGAACTTCCCAAGACGGCAAGTGGGAAGATCCTCAGGCGGGAACTGCGTTCACCCCGCTAG
- a CDS encoding TetR/AcrR family transcriptional regulator, whose product MAKATDGSGTPVPQRLLAAATRLFAEQGYDRTSVQEIVEAAGVTKGALYHYFGSKEDLLQEVYARVLRLQQERLDAFADADAPVEQRLRDAAADVVVTTIENLDDASIFFRSMHHLSPEKNKQVRLERRRYHERFRALVEEGQRSGVFSTATPADLIVDYHFGSVHHLSTWYRPDGPLSQQEVADHLADLLLRALRP is encoded by the coding sequence ATGGCCAAGGCGACGGACGGGAGCGGCACCCCCGTTCCCCAGCGGCTGCTCGCCGCCGCCACCCGGCTCTTCGCCGAGCAGGGGTACGACCGCACCTCGGTCCAGGAGATCGTGGAGGCGGCCGGCGTCACCAAGGGCGCGCTGTACCACTACTTCGGCTCCAAGGAGGACCTCCTCCAGGAGGTCTACGCCCGGGTGCTGCGGCTCCAGCAGGAGCGCCTCGACGCCTTCGCGGACGCCGACGCGCCCGTGGAGCAGCGACTGCGCGACGCGGCGGCCGACGTGGTCGTCACCACCATCGAGAACCTCGACGACGCCTCGATCTTCTTCCGCTCGATGCACCACCTGAGCCCCGAGAAGAACAAGCAGGTACGGCTGGAGCGGCGCCGCTACCACGAGCGCTTCCGGGCCCTGGTGGAGGAGGGGCAGCGCAGCGGGGTGTTCTCCACCGCGACGCCGGCGGACCTGATCGTCGACTACCACTTCGGCTCGGTCCACCACCTGTCCACCTGGTACCGGCCGGACGGCCCGCTCAGCCAGCAGGAGGTCGCCGACCACCTGGCCGACCTGCTGCTGCGCGCGCTGCGGCCGTAG
- a CDS encoding LysR family transcriptional regulator has product MEIRQLRHFMAVITHGSFTAAARAELIVQSALSTSVRNLERELGAELFDRTGRRVVLTEAGRALLPSARTVLAGTDAARDAVAAVSGLVTGRVRIGTIQTLTCVDLAAELAAFHRLRPGVQISLREATTPELLAGLLAGELDLAYLAPDAAGLPNGTAAFASWQEDLVLITAPGHRLATAGRTLIKDLAGEPFVDFRAGTGLETAVRRLAAHCGLERRITCDVTQIRLLVDLVRAGIGVAIVPRRIGEDAGLPCVSIRQPEPGRTVVLAGRTPRPRNPAAGALLDRLTGAGPEWPVPSEALTVGS; this is encoded by the coding sequence ATGGAGATTCGCCAGCTCCGCCACTTCATGGCGGTGATCACGCACGGCAGTTTCACCGCGGCCGCGCGCGCCGAACTGATCGTGCAGTCCGCGCTGAGCACGTCGGTGCGCAACCTAGAACGGGAGCTGGGGGCCGAGCTGTTCGACCGTACCGGCCGCCGGGTGGTGCTGACCGAGGCGGGCCGGGCGCTGCTGCCGTCGGCACGTACGGTGCTGGCCGGGACGGACGCGGCGCGCGACGCGGTGGCCGCCGTGTCGGGCCTGGTCACCGGGCGGGTGCGGATCGGCACGATCCAGACCCTGACCTGTGTGGATCTGGCCGCCGAGCTGGCCGCCTTCCACCGGCTCAGGCCCGGGGTGCAGATCTCCCTGCGCGAGGCGACGACCCCGGAGCTGCTTGCCGGTCTGCTCGCCGGTGAGCTGGACCTCGCCTATCTGGCGCCGGACGCGGCCGGGCTCCCGAACGGCACGGCGGCGTTCGCCTCCTGGCAGGAGGACCTGGTCCTGATCACCGCCCCGGGCCACCGGCTGGCGACGGCCGGGCGCACCCTGATCAAGGACCTCGCCGGGGAGCCGTTCGTCGACTTCCGGGCCGGCACCGGTCTGGAGACGGCGGTGCGGCGGCTGGCCGCGCACTGCGGTCTGGAGCGCCGGATCACCTGCGACGTCACTCAGATCCGGCTGCTCGTCGACCTGGTACGGGCGGGCATCGGCGTGGCGATCGTGCCGCGCCGGATCGGTGAGGACGCCGGGCTGCCGTGTGTGAGCATCCGGCAGCCGGAGCCCGGCCGGACGGTGGTGCTGGCGGGGCGCACGCCCCGGCCGCGCAACCCGGCGGCGGGGGCGCTGCTGGACCGGCTGACGGGGGCGGGCCCTGAGTGGCCGGTCCCGAGTGAGGCCCTGACTGTCGGGTCCTGA